In one Bacteroidota bacterium genomic region, the following are encoded:
- a CDS encoding HAMP domain-containing sensor histidine kinase, whose protein sequence is MTFRAIGWFLPEAERDHVDLLRERLFVVLGFMVTANMALFAVLHTLHHVPGADGTNIVVMLGIAAVNVVLPFALRVGVSLRVLAPVFSVVLQVGVSLLATYDSGMLSGAAFWLVVTPLAAAVLGGARLGWVAAGISMVAGSLMFGHVASGGAFPTSLRPEVVPLHHFISFLSCTVSVAALAALYEGPMVRNLRHLAGRLGAANARLERELDERRRAQARAEAASRAKDVLLDNLSHEFRTPLTAILSTTNLLASDSNELDRQFLQLIDSGARRLHRTLDAVIDLAWIESAEAALPSAPVEVYALAEAVVAEARAAADAKGLSIAVAGSPATASANAGALRRALAAVVDNAVRFTEVGWVTVTVRPDGPQAVVEVTDTGIGMGRDFLPHAAEPFRQGSEGDARTHEGLGLGLTLAHRLLALMGGTLAVESAEGRGTTVRMQCTAAVPRAEAAAEPSLREVVVLDRAV, encoded by the coding sequence GTGACCTTTCGTGCCATAGGGTGGTTTCTGCCCGAGGCAGAGCGCGACCACGTGGACCTCCTCCGGGAGCGCCTGTTCGTGGTGCTGGGATTCATGGTGACGGCCAACATGGCGCTGTTCGCCGTGCTCCACACGCTCCACCACGTCCCCGGGGCCGATGGCACCAACATCGTGGTGATGCTGGGGATCGCGGCCGTCAACGTGGTTTTGCCGTTCGCCCTGCGCGTGGGCGTCTCGCTTCGGGTGCTCGCGCCGGTGTTCAGCGTGGTCCTCCAGGTGGGAGTGTCGCTGCTGGCGACCTACGACAGCGGCATGCTCTCCGGCGCGGCATTCTGGCTGGTGGTGACGCCGCTTGCGGCCGCCGTCCTCGGCGGGGCGCGGCTGGGCTGGGTCGCAGCTGGGATCTCGATGGTCGCTGGCAGCCTCATGTTCGGCCACGTCGCTTCGGGGGGCGCGTTCCCGACATCGCTCCGCCCCGAGGTGGTCCCGCTCCACCACTTCATCAGCTTCCTGAGCTGCACCGTGAGCGTGGCCGCGCTGGCGGCGCTCTACGAGGGGCCGATGGTCCGCAACCTTCGGCACCTGGCCGGCCGCCTCGGGGCGGCGAACGCCCGGCTCGAGCGCGAGCTGGACGAGCGCCGCCGGGCGCAGGCCCGTGCCGAGGCCGCCAGCCGAGCCAAGGACGTGCTGCTCGACAACCTGAGCCACGAGTTCCGCACGCCGCTCACAGCCATCCTCAGCACCACGAACCTGCTGGCCTCCGATAGCAACGAGCTCGACCGCCAGTTTCTCCAGCTGATCGACAGCGGTGCCCGGCGGCTCCACCGAACGCTCGACGCCGTGATCGACCTCGCGTGGATCGAAAGCGCCGAGGCGGCCCTGCCGAGCGCCCCCGTCGAGGTGTACGCGCTCGCCGAGGCGGTCGTCGCCGAGGCCCGCGCGGCCGCCGACGCGAAGGGGCTGTCGATCGCGGTCGCCGGCTCGCCGGCCACGGCGAGCGCCAACGCGGGTGCGCTCCGGCGCGCCCTCGCCGCCGTCGTCGACAACGCGGTCCGCTTTACCGAGGTGGGCTGGGTAACGGTGACAGTTCGACCCGACGGGCCGCAGGCGGTCGTGGAGGTGACCGACACCGGCATCGGCATGGGGCGCGACTTCTTGCCCCACGCCGCCGAGCCGTTCCGGCAGGGCTCCGAGGGCGACGCCCGGACGCACGAGGGCCTGGGCCTCGGCCTAACGTTGGCCCACCGCCTCCTGGCGCTCATGGGCGGCACGCTGGCGGTCGAGAGCGCAGAGGGCCGGGGGACGACCGTCCGCATGCAGTGTACCGCGGCCGTGCCCCGAGCGGAGGCCGCCGCCGAGCCCTCCCTGCGAGAGGTAGTCGTTCTCGACCGCGCGGTCTAG
- the lysS gene encoding lysine--tRNA ligase — protein sequence MPRERTEQEQLRLEHLEALQQAEVAPYPSEGWPVTHRAAEILDTYDDVTHDPEADGTAPIRVRIAGRMMTKRVMGKAAFFHLADESGRIQIYVRRDDLPEGFYNTVFKRLLDPGDFVGIEGEVFRTRMGEVSVRAESFTLLAKSLRPLPVEKELVDEATGETRTFNEVTDPEFRYRQRYADLALHPEVRAVFKQRARIVTAIRRFLDERGYLEVETPVLQPIYGGAAARPFTTHHNALDMRLFLRIADELYLKRLIVGGFDGVYEIAKDFRNEGLSRFHNPEFTMLEVYVAYQDYDWMMGLVEDLLETVAVAVHGTTEVTIGEHAISFAKPYPRLPLLDAIAQHTGHDLYQKSRDDVAAAAKALGLEVEASMGTGKLIDEIFGEFVEPKLIQPTFITDYPVELSPLAKRHRMKPGLTERFELICNGKELCNAFSELNDPLDQRARFEDQVRLAGEGDDEAVNTIDDDYLRALEYGMPPTAGMGMGIDRLVMLMTDQASIRDVILFPLLRPEEGDGEQGGEGDTSAES from the coding sequence ATGCCTCGCGAACGCACCGAACAAGAACAGCTCCGCCTGGAGCACCTGGAGGCCCTCCAGCAGGCAGAAGTCGCCCCGTATCCGTCGGAGGGGTGGCCCGTCACGCACCGCGCCGCCGAGATCCTCGACACGTACGACGACGTCACGCACGATCCCGAAGCTGACGGCACGGCGCCGATCCGCGTGCGCATCGCCGGGCGCATGATGACGAAGCGGGTCATGGGCAAGGCCGCGTTCTTCCACCTCGCCGACGAGTCCGGCCGCATCCAGATCTACGTCCGCCGCGACGACCTGCCCGAGGGCTTCTACAACACCGTCTTCAAGCGCCTCCTCGACCCCGGCGACTTCGTCGGCATCGAGGGCGAGGTGTTCCGGACGCGCATGGGCGAGGTGAGCGTCCGCGCGGAGAGCTTCACGCTGCTTGCCAAGAGCCTCCGGCCGCTGCCCGTCGAGAAAGAGCTCGTGGACGAGGCGACCGGCGAGACGCGCACCTTCAACGAGGTCACGGACCCCGAATTCCGCTACCGCCAGCGCTACGCCGACCTCGCGCTCCACCCGGAGGTCCGCGCCGTGTTCAAGCAGCGCGCGCGCATTGTCACGGCCATCCGGCGCTTCCTCGACGAGCGCGGCTACCTGGAGGTCGAGACGCCCGTGCTTCAGCCGATCTATGGCGGGGCCGCCGCGCGCCCGTTCACGACGCACCACAACGCGCTCGACATGCGGCTCTTCCTCCGCATCGCCGACGAGCTCTACCTCAAGCGCCTCATCGTTGGCGGCTTCGACGGGGTCTACGAGATCGCCAAGGACTTCCGCAATGAAGGGCTCTCGCGGTTCCACAACCCGGAGTTCACGATGCTGGAGGTCTACGTGGCCTACCAGGACTACGACTGGATGATGGGCCTCGTGGAAGACCTGCTGGAGACCGTCGCAGTCGCCGTCCACGGGACGACCGAGGTGACCATCGGCGAGCACGCGATCTCGTTCGCGAAGCCCTACCCGCGCCTACCGCTCCTCGACGCCATCGCGCAGCACACGGGCCACGACCTCTACCAGAAGTCGCGCGACGACGTCGCCGCCGCCGCGAAAGCGCTCGGCCTGGAGGTCGAGGCGTCGATGGGCACGGGCAAGCTCATCGACGAGATCTTTGGCGAGTTCGTGGAGCCGAAGCTGATCCAGCCAACCTTCATCACGGACTACCCCGTCGAGCTCTCGCCGCTCGCCAAGCGCCACCGCATGAAGCCTGGCCTGACCGAGCGCTTTGAGTTGATCTGCAACGGCAAGGAGCTCTGCAACGCCTTCTCCGAGCTCAACGACCCGCTCGACCAGCGCGCCCGCTTCGAGGACCAGGTGCGCCTCGCTGGCGAGGGCGACGACGAGGCCGTTAACACCATCGACGACGACTACTTGCGCGCGTTGGAATACGGCATGCCGCCCACCGCAGGCATGGGCATGGGCATCGACCGGCTCGTCATGCTGATGACCGACCAGGCGTCCATCCGCGACGTGATTCTCTTCCCGCTGCTCCGTCCCGAAGAGGGCGACGGTGAACAGGGCGGCGAAGGGGACACGAGCGCGGAGTCGTAG
- a CDS encoding T9SS type A sorting domain-containing protein, which translates to MRLCSLLLLLLVAAPAFAQTGYTWRGGDGSWFSDVNWSPSGIPGVVDTAYVESGRPDLVRDTTVARLVLDADALDGDGNLTVTDSLVWRSGEMNGRNFAETAAVTIAPGALMLITGPDEKGLRSRDILNEGTIRWEEGGLVVQFTTTLDNRPGATFDLRGDDAITRTNGTLDLLNRGLLVKSRGTGTTALSYPFGVFENEGTVRVETGTLLLANGTSFTARGDGVFEIASGARLTVRQARYRFGEGSSLAGAGTLRVESGELDLGRAAFTGLTQVAGGTFRLVDTAMPSDLAAVELSGGELGGLAETNVNGPLAWTGGVLGTRTGGSGVLHLLGGAAATGPDAKQFRGGTFTNASLFRWAEGPLEVASSAALTNLAGATFAIESDTTWTRVNGFITVVNEGLIVKRGSPGQTSITLPFAPFNNDGEVRVETGTLFLNIANRSTDAGAYVVEDGATLRLDGAERTFTPDASITGAGTLRLTAGNDGYAFSGTFRPGDGVGVMAVDSDWPAFEPDGVFEMEIAGFTPGTEHDLLAVAGAATLGGTLRVVLTEGFALTEGDRFTILTAASVTGTYDALDLPAGVGAFVEKTDTTAVLVVGQVVANEDGAAEALPTAFALDAPYPNPVATTATLAYAVPEATAVRVVLYDLLGRQVAVLADGTHAAGRYDAALDAARLPSGVYVVRMEAEGFQQTHRLARVR; encoded by the coding sequence ATGCGCCTCTGCTCCCTTCTCCTCCTCCTGCTCGTGGCAGCCCCCGCCTTCGCCCAGACGGGCTACACCTGGCGCGGCGGCGACGGCTCCTGGTTCTCGGACGTCAACTGGTCGCCGTCGGGCATCCCCGGTGTGGTCGACACCGCCTACGTCGAGAGCGGGCGGCCCGACCTCGTCCGCGACACGACCGTCGCGCGCCTCGTCCTCGATGCCGACGCGCTCGACGGCGACGGTAACCTCACGGTGACCGACTCGCTCGTGTGGCGCTCGGGTGAGATGAACGGCCGCAACTTTGCCGAGACCGCCGCCGTGACGATTGCGCCAGGTGCCCTGATGCTCATCACGGGCCCCGACGAGAAGGGCCTCCGCAGCCGGGATATCCTCAACGAAGGCACCATCCGCTGGGAGGAGGGCGGCCTCGTGGTGCAGTTTACGACGACGCTGGACAACCGTCCCGGCGCGACGTTCGACCTCCGCGGCGATGACGCGATCACGCGCACCAACGGCACGTTGGACCTCCTCAACCGCGGCCTCCTCGTGAAGTCGCGCGGGACCGGGACGACGGCGCTCTCCTACCCCTTCGGCGTCTTCGAGAACGAGGGGACGGTCCGCGTGGAGACGGGCACGCTGCTGCTCGCCAACGGTACCTCGTTCACGGCGCGGGGCGACGGCGTGTTCGAGATCGCGTCCGGTGCGCGCCTCACCGTGCGGCAGGCACGCTACCGCTTCGGAGAAGGCTCGTCTTTAGCGGGTGCGGGCACGCTGCGCGTGGAGAGCGGTGAGCTAGACTTGGGCCGCGCGGCCTTCACGGGACTCACCCAGGTCGCAGGCGGTACCTTTCGACTCGTCGACACCGCTATGCCCTCCGACTTGGCCGCGGTCGAGCTCTCGGGCGGCGAATTGGGCGGGCTCGCCGAGACCAACGTCAACGGGCCGCTCGCGTGGACGGGCGGCGTGCTCGGGACGCGGACGGGCGGGAGCGGCGTGCTCCACCTCCTCGGCGGCGCGGCGGCGACGGGCCCAGACGCCAAGCAGTTTCGCGGTGGGACATTCACCAACGCGAGCCTCTTCCGCTGGGCCGAGGGGCCGCTGGAGGTGGCTAGCAGTGCCGCGCTCACCAACCTCGCCGGGGCGACGTTCGCCATCGAGAGCGACACAACCTGGACGCGTGTCAACGGATTCATCACCGTCGTCAACGAAGGACTGATCGTCAAGCGCGGATCGCCGGGGCAGACGTCGATCACCCTTCCGTTCGCGCCGTTCAACAACGACGGCGAAGTCCGTGTGGAGACAGGAACGCTGTTCCTGAACATCGCAAACCGCAGCACGGACGCCGGTGCCTACGTCGTTGAGGACGGGGCCACCCTGCGGCTCGACGGGGCGGAGCGCACGTTCACACCAGACGCTTCGATCACGGGGGCGGGCACGCTTCGGCTCACGGCGGGGAACGACGGCTACGCCTTCAGCGGGACGTTCCGGCCGGGCGATGGCGTCGGCGTCATGGCGGTGGACAGCGACTGGCCCGCCTTCGAGCCTGACGGCGTCTTCGAGATGGAGATTGCAGGCTTCACGCCCGGCACCGAGCACGACCTCCTCGCCGTGGCGGGCGCGGCCACGCTCGGCGGCACGTTGCGCGTGGTCTTGACCGAGGGCTTCGCGCTCACCGAGGGCGACCGCTTCACCATCCTGACGGCAGCCTCTGTGACAGGCACCTACGACGCACTCGACCTGCCCGCCGGCGTCGGGGCCTTCGTGGAGAAGACCGACACCACGGCGGTGCTCGTAGTCGGGCAGGTCGTGGCGAACGAGGACGGCGCTGCAGAGGCGCTACCGACGGCGTTCGCGCTGGACGCGCCCTACCCCAACCCCGTCGCCACGACCGCGACGCTCGCCTACGCCGTGCCCGAGGCCACCGCCGTGCGCGTGGTGCTCTATGACCTGCTCGGTCGCCAGGTCGCCGTGCTGGCCGACGGCACGCACGCCGCTGGGCGCTACGACGCCGCGCTGGACGCCGCCCGCCTGCCCAGCGGAGTCTATGTGGTGCGCATGGAGGCCGAAGGCTTCCAGCAGACCCATCGCCTTGCGCGCGTGCGCTAG
- a CDS encoding ECF-type sigma factor — protein MRAEPTTTQLLHDARAGDDDALDRLFPRLYDELRQLAHARLRRHRQSDTLSTTALVHEAYLKLTAGQAPTVADRTHFFALAARAMRFVLVSYARDRTAQKRGGGEAALAFDEALGDGLVRADAEAADLLTLDHALERLATYSARLAEVVELRFFGGLQHEEIAAHTGRSVATVKRDWRRARAWLYHAMSDAGEQDSAALPEQDDPRAA, from the coding sequence ATGCGGGCCGAACCAACTACCACTCAACTCCTCCACGACGCGCGCGCCGGAGACGACGACGCGCTGGATCGGCTCTTCCCGCGTCTCTACGACGAGCTGCGGCAGCTCGCCCACGCCCGGCTACGCCGCCATCGCCAGAGCGACACGCTCAGCACCACGGCGCTCGTCCACGAGGCGTATTTGAAGCTCACCGCTGGCCAGGCGCCCACCGTCGCTGACCGGACGCACTTCTTCGCGCTCGCGGCGCGGGCGATGCGGTTCGTGCTCGTGAGCTACGCCCGCGACCGCACCGCGCAGAAGCGGGGCGGCGGCGAGGCCGCGCTCGCCTTCGACGAGGCGCTGGGCGACGGCCTCGTGCGTGCCGACGCCGAGGCGGCCGACCTCCTCACGCTCGACCACGCCCTCGAACGGCTCGCGACCTACAGCGCGCGCCTCGCCGAGGTGGTCGAACTGCGGTTCTTCGGCGGGCTGCAGCATGAGGAGATCGCCGCGCACACGGGGCGCTCGGTGGCGACGGTGAAGCGCGACTGGCGCCGCGCCCGCGCCTGGCTCTACCACGCCATGTCCGACGCGGGCGAGCAGGACTCCGCGGCGCTGCCCGAGCAGGATGATCCGCGCGCCGCGTAA
- a CDS encoding serine/threonine-protein kinase → MDSLDHLTAARWAEIDDLFAQALDRPADERTVYLRATCGDDPALYHAVATLLDADARAEAALGESATDFAGHLLHEAATAAETAEHLTEGTRVGPYRIEGVLGRGGMGTVYRAARADGTFEKAVALKLVKRGMDTDEVLRRFRHERQILAGLDHPHIARLLDAGAADDGRPYLVMEVVDGLRITDYADRRGLDLGARLALFEQVCGAVAYAHRHLVVHRDLKPSNILVSESEDAGPPQVKLLDFGIARLLDSAPRVTLTQAGQRVLTPEYAAPEQRDGGAVTTATDVYALGVVLFELLVGRRSDGAERLSDAAPADQRRALRGDLDVLVATAMHPDPTRRYASAEALRDDLVRRRTGLPLRAQPDSRAYRLRKFVERHRVGVATTALVVVLTLAAVAALTLQQRQTARALAESEATVAFLEEVFTAVDPYDPVRLDTLRARDLLLRGGARVQATLADQPALQASLLKTIGGAFVQMGLYSDAQPLLDDALRLHREHTGASNTGIAETQQALGRVARYEGTFDIAEQHYQAALATFQRVHGPGHPHTIQTERDLAELYEETSRPAEAEAILRDLAARERNQPVPDTLDLALTLNNLAIVLRAHERYDEAEAPAEEAYTLRRVVLGDGHPAVAASLGVLGSIYRNQDRLDEAETAYRESLRVIRAALGDEHRDTQVRETHLAELLRNQGKYDESITLYRDVLERTRTTRGDDFFGVAVITSLLANVLLDAGRLAEAEAGFRDALDRMSRALPPGHIRIARTTENLALCLQAQERYAEAEPLLLDAHAMYEAAGYDATRLIERLGTFYEAWGRPSEAARWRARTTEV, encoded by the coding sequence ATGGACTCGCTGGACCACCTCACCGCTGCCCGCTGGGCCGAGATCGACGACCTCTTCGCCCAGGCCCTCGACCGCCCCGCCGACGAGCGCACCGTCTATCTCCGCGCCACCTGCGGCGACGACCCCGCGCTCTACCACGCCGTCGCGACGCTCCTCGACGCCGACGCCCGCGCCGAGGCTGCACTGGGCGAGAGCGCCACCGACTTCGCCGGACATCTCCTGCATGAAGCCGCCACGGCTGCCGAGACTGCGGAGCACTTGACCGAGGGCACTCGCGTCGGCCCCTACCGGATCGAGGGGGTGCTCGGACGGGGCGGCATGGGCACGGTCTACCGCGCCGCGCGCGCCGACGGCACCTTCGAGAAGGCCGTCGCGCTCAAGCTCGTCAAGCGCGGCATGGACACCGACGAGGTGCTGCGCCGCTTCCGCCACGAGCGGCAGATTCTCGCGGGGCTCGACCACCCGCACATCGCCCGGCTCCTGGACGCGGGCGCGGCCGACGATGGGCGTCCTTACCTCGTGATGGAGGTGGTGGACGGCCTCCGCATCACGGACTACGCGGACCGCCGCGGGCTCGACCTGGGCGCGCGCCTTGCGCTCTTCGAGCAGGTGTGCGGAGCGGTCGCGTATGCCCACCGGCACCTCGTCGTCCACCGCGACCTCAAGCCGAGCAACATCCTCGTCTCGGAGAGCGAGGATGCTGGGCCGCCGCAGGTGAAGCTGCTCGATTTCGGCATCGCCCGGTTGCTGGACAGCGCGCCCCGTGTTACGCTCACGCAGGCAGGGCAGCGCGTGCTCACGCCCGAGTACGCCGCCCCCGAGCAACGCGACGGCGGCGCGGTGACGACGGCGACGGACGTGTACGCGCTCGGCGTGGTGCTCTTCGAGTTGCTTGTAGGCCGTCGTTCGGACGGTGCCGAGCGGTTGAGCGACGCCGCGCCCGCTGACCAACGCCGCGCGCTCCGTGGCGACCTCGACGTGCTCGTGGCGACGGCGATGCACCCCGACCCGACCCGCCGCTACGCCTCCGCCGAGGCGCTGCGCGACGACCTCGTGCGGCGGCGGACCGGCCTGCCGCTGAGGGCGCAGCCCGACTCCCGTGCCTACCGGCTGCGCAAGTTCGTCGAGCGGCATCGGGTGGGCGTGGCGACGACTGCGCTGGTAGTGGTGCTGACGCTGGCCGCCGTGGCTGCCCTCACGCTCCAGCAGCGGCAGACGGCGCGCGCGCTCGCCGAGTCCGAGGCCACCGTCGCCTTCCTCGAAGAGGTGTTCACGGCCGTCGATCCGTACGACCCCGTTCGCCTCGACACGCTCCGCGCGCGCGACCTCCTGCTCCGTGGCGGTGCGCGCGTGCAGGCGACCCTCGCCGACCAGCCCGCGCTCCAAGCGAGCCTCCTCAAGACCATCGGCGGCGCCTTCGTGCAGATGGGGCTCTACAGCGATGCCCAGCCGTTGCTCGACGACGCGCTACGCCTCCACCGCGAACACACCGGCGCATCGAACACAGGGATCGCCGAGACGCAGCAGGCCCTGGGCCGCGTCGCGCGCTACGAAGGCACGTTTGACATAGCCGAGCAGCACTATCAGGCCGCGCTCGCAACGTTTCAACGCGTCCACGGCCCTGGGCATCCGCACACCATCCAGACGGAGCGCGACCTCGCCGAGCTCTATGAGGAGACGAGCCGCCCCGCTGAGGCCGAAGCCATCTTGCGCGACCTCGCGGCCCGCGAACGCAACCAGCCCGTTCCTGACACGCTCGACCTGGCGCTGACGCTGAACAACCTCGCCATCGTGCTGCGTGCCCACGAGCGCTACGACGAGGCCGAGGCTCCCGCCGAGGAAGCCTACACGCTCCGCCGTGTTGTCCTCGGCGATGGGCACCCCGCCGTCGCCGCGTCGCTGGGCGTGCTCGGCAGCATCTACCGCAACCAGGACCGCCTCGACGAGGCCGAGACCGCCTACCGCGAGTCGCTCCGCGTCATCCGCGCCGCCCTGGGCGACGAGCACCGCGACACGCAGGTCCGCGAGACGCACCTCGCCGAACTGCTCCGCAACCAGGGCAAGTACGACGAATCCATCACGCTCTACCGCGACGTGCTCGAACGCACCCGCACTACCCGCGGCGACGACTTCTTCGGCGTAGCGGTCATCACGAGCCTCCTCGCCAACGTGCTCCTCGACGCGGGGCGGCTGGCCGAAGCCGAAGCGGGCTTCCGGGACGCACTGGACCGGATGAGCCGCGCGCTGCCGCCCGGCCACATCCGCATCGCCCGCACGACGGAGAACCTCGCGCTGTGCCTCCAGGCGCAGGAGCGCTACGCCGAAGCCGAGCCGCTCCTCCTCGACGCCCACGCGATGTACGAGGCTGCTGGCTACGACGCGACCCGCCTGATCGAGCGGCTGGGTACGTTCTACGAGGCGTGGGGCCGCCCGAGCGAGGCCGCGCGTTGGCGGGCGCGCACTACGGAGGTGTGA